A window of Oncorhynchus tshawytscha isolate Ot180627B linkage group LG10, Otsh_v2.0, whole genome shotgun sequence contains these coding sequences:
- the LOC112238991 gene encoding Fc receptor-like protein 5 produces the protein MDWTCFLLLLLSTLVYCSLGQGGASLGVSPDRSQFFKYESVSLSCEVQGKSAGWRMKRNTFSGDRSDCGRKWGKPQGSSCNVSLIPSSSGVYWCESGSGEHSNAVNITVHAGAVILESPALPVTEGDSVTLRCRYQGTLSNHTADFYKDGSLIRTETTGEMTIPAVSKSDEGLYKCTNSEGESPESWMTVTAVILPPTAVPTPIPPPAVPVLSMSPPIPSPAVPVLSMSLPRLLCSLLVGSPYLLLTIILLVKGCRSRTQGDRVEEE, from the exons CCTCTCTGGGTGTCAGTCCTGACAGATCTCAGTTCTTTAAatatgagtctgtctctctgagctgTGAGGTTCAGGGGAAATCTGCTGGATGGAGAATGAagagaaacacattctctggggATCGTTCAGATTGTGGAAGAAAATGGGGAAAACCACAAGGGTCTTCATGCAACGTGTCACTAATACCATCATCCAGTGGAGTGTACTGGTGTGAGTCTGGGTCTGGAGAACACAGCAATGCTGTCAACATCACAGTACATG ctggagCTGTGATCCTGGAGAGCCCTGCCCTTCCTGTGACTGAGGGAGATTCTGTGACTCTGCGCTGCAGATATCAGGGAACTCTCTCTAACCACACAGCTGATTTCTACAAAGATGGATCCCTCATCAGGACTGAGACTACAGGAGAGATGACCATCCCTGCAGTATCCAAGTCAGATGAAGGACTCTACAAGTGTACCAACTCTGAAGGAGAATCACCAGAGAGCTGGATGACTGTGACAG ctgtcATTCTTCCTCCAACTGCAGTTCCAACTCCCATTCCACCTCCAGCAGTCCCAGTGTTGTCCATGTCTCCACCCATTCCATCTCCAGCAGTCCCAGTGTTGTCCATGTCTCTACCCAGGCTGCTGTGTAGTCTACTGGTGGGGTCTCCCTACCTGCTGCTGACCATCATACTGCTGGTGAAAGGCTGCAGGAGCAGGACTCAAG GTGATCGTGTTGAAGAAGAGTGA